From the genome of Henningerozyma blattae CBS 6284 chromosome 8, complete genome:
gaGATTTGCTTGTATTGCTTTTGAATGTATTTGGAACTGTACCTTGTGTGAACTTGTATGCTTTTGCAAATTTGTACCCTTTATACGGTGAATTGTACTAGATTATTAGTCAATCTAAtagaagaaatataaaagtgttaaaatatcaaaagaatTGATGTTATACTTTTGATCattaatttacaaaacgtatataaatatatcaagatattataaaattatctcCTACATTATTAATACATTTATTTAAACACGTTTCATAACATTTCTTAATCCAATACAATGTTCAAAAGATCACTATCGAATACtactaaaaaaatggttgcatctaatttaattgaagcTAATAGTTTCCAAGTTACTACCTACGCAAGACCCGAAAATCTATGTTTTACAAGAGGTAAAAATGCTATTCTttttgatgatattaataacaaGCAATATATTGATTTCACTGCAGGTATTGCTGTAACTGGGTTAGGTCATAGTAACCCTGAAGTAGCAGAAGTTATTTCCAAACAAGCCTTAAAGTTAGTTCattcatcaaatttatattataatgaagagtgtttgaaattaagtgaaaaattgataGAAAAAACAATCCAATTTGACGGGCAATCTGATGCAACAAAAGTTTTCTTATGTAATTCTGGTACTGAAGCAAACGAAGCTGCTTTAAAATTCGCCAAGAAACATGGTATTATTAAGAATCCTAAAAAGCAAGGTATTATTGCGTTCGAAAATTCTTTCCATGGCAGAACGATGGGTGCACTATCTGCAACTTGGGGTATAAAATATAGAGTACCATTTGGAGATTTGGTTCCacatttcaaattcttaaatattaatgacGAATTAGGTAAATTACAAGCCTACATTGAGCAAAATGCTTCAGAAATTGCAGGTTTGATTATCGAGCCAATTCAAGGTGAAGGTGGTATCTTCCCAATTCCaactgaaaaattaatcggtttgaaaaaaatatgtcaCGATAATGATATCATCG
Proteins encoded in this window:
- the ARG8 gene encoding acetylornithine transaminase (similar to Saccharomyces cerevisiae ARG8 (YOL140W); ancestral locus Anc_3.17) — encoded protein: MFKRSLSNTTKKMVASNLIEANSFQVTTYARPENLCFTRGKNAILFDDINNKQYIDFTAGIAVTGLGHSNPEVAEVISKQALKLVHSSNLYYNEECLKLSEKLIEKTIQFDGQSDATKVFLCNSGTEANEAALKFAKKHGIIKNPKKQGIIAFENSFHGRTMGALSATWGIKYRVPFGDLVPHFKFLNINDELGKLQAYIEQNASEIAGLIIEPIQGEGGIFPIPTEKLIGLKKICHDNDIIVIYDEIQCGLGRSGKLWAHSYLPKEAHPDIFTSAKALGNGFPIGATIINDKVNNALQVGDHGTTYGGNPLGSAVSNYVVDVIADQKFLDHVNEKSKIFVSFLKSLQEKYPNQIKDVRGKGLILGVEFAESPASIVVKARELGLLIITAGKTTVRFVPALTIEDDIAQKGLEIFEQAVKEVLN